The genomic interval TGAGCGACTAGGTTTAACCTTCACAGTTCCTCACGCCTTGTCGTCTGGGCTCTGTCTTCCACTCGCAGGAGAAAGGCCCTTCCACTGCAACCAGTGCGGTGCCTCCTTCACCCAGAAGGGCAACCTGCTGCGCCACATCAAGCTGCACTCTGGGGAGAAGCCCTTCAAGTGTCCCTTCTGCAACTACGCCTGCCGCCGGCGTGATGCGCTCACTGGCCACCTCCGCACACACTCGGGTAGGTGACCTGTCCAGGACACCCAGCAAATAGAGCTCAGCCACTTCTCTTGTACTGGGGGAGTTACAGTGTCTGCCACTGAGGAGGGCAGAGCACTCACAGAGCAGGGCAGCAGGCCCCATGGGGGATTTGGGGCTCTTTGATGGGGTATTTTACATCTGCCATCCTCTGTAATAGGGAGCAAGAAGGAGCCTGGGTGATGTTGTTGGCTCTCAACAGTCACCCTCCCTgacttggtttttatttatttatttatttatttatttggctgcaccaggtcttagctgcagcactcgggatcttcattgccgcatgcaggatctttagttgcggcatgcagactcttagttgcagcatgcgggatctagttccctgaccagggattgaacccaggccccctgcgttgggagcgcggagtcttaaccactggaccaccagggaagtcccccgactTGGGTTTTAAAGTTCACGCTGATGCCAGAACCCTCTGGGCCCCGTCACCCCCCACTGCTGagcaccagggaaacccctcctTCTACTCCCGTGTGCCCCAGGCCCCACACCTGTCACCATCTGCATCTCCCCACTCTGTCTGGTCTCCCCTTGACTTCCTGCTGGTTTCTGAAAATTTCTGTGGGCCTCCCAAACTGGAAGAAAGGAAGCCTAGGAAAAGAGTATCCCATTTCTGTTTCCCATCCCAAGAGGTTGTCACCTTCCCAGAGGCAACAGCAAATCCAGAGGGTGCCTGGAGGTCAGTGTTTGGAACAGTGCCAGGGAACTGGACTAACCAAGGTTTCCTAGCCCCAGCCAAGGCGGGTTGAGTCGACGTCTTTCTGAATCAGCTGGACAGATAGCACTTTTGAAGCATTTTACTGAGTTTTAAGCTTTTGGCTTGGACTTGGGAAGAGGCCAGGAGCTGAgctggcaggaaggagggagctcAAGattgggaaaaggaaggaagaagggcagaggggaaagAATTAGTAGGGTCTGTCCTTGGAAACCTTCcttgctgtttttctctttccttaaacTCTCCTAGGCCAGGATTAAAAGGGACAGAGCAATCACCTCACCACCCTCTACTTCTCCCAGCCACCTACCTTGTTCTAGATTCTCTCACTTTGGAGCTAGGACCTCTTTATCGCTATGTATGTGGAGAACCAGGGAGAAAGATCATTATTGATTCATGCTTTATAATCTACAGAGCATTTCACGTGTGTCTCCTCGCTCATGTGATCCTCATAACGATTCCAAGGTAGATGTTATTATCACAGGGCTCTTGTGCAGCCTCGCTGGAATCCCGTTAACGGCAGGTGCCAGGGAGTTGTGCTCCTTTTCTGAGGAGAAGGGGTGGCTCCCCCTGCTGGTTTGGGACAAGGATGGCTTGGCCCCCTAGAATTCCTACCAAAACAGCAGGGCCAGCTGGGTGGATATTGGATGCTGCTCTGTAGGAGATTATTAGGGACAGAAGCGGACACATAAACTGTTGGATCCCATCTCTGTGAGATGTTTTCTATCACAGCCCACACTATAGGAAAAAAGGAGTTCCTCCCCTAGATGTTAGATCATTTCCCCAAGAGTCTTGGATGGATGAGGACCACGGCATTCATCTCATCCCCCAAACACTCGGATTTACAGTGCCAGAGCAAAATGGCAGTAGATTGATTGAGACTAGGCCCAGTTTAGGCGTTGGGGGATGGGTAGTAATTACCAGCCTCCTGGAGATACCTTCTCCTGAGTCCCTGCTCAATAGTAGCAAGATAACTTTCACAAATATCATCTCTCAAGTTTTTAAAGGAAGTGTTGATCTCAGTTTTTCCaacctttttttcttcagtgGAAACAAAATCTTTATAacctgttctttattttttaaaacaagacccCCAAAGTTGgtgttctcttccttttattcttcGCCTTTACTTtcctcttgttcttttctttttttctcttctcagaaTTTCTCTATCAGTGATGGTTTTTCTAGGGCTCTCTTGGTATCTCAgtgtagagagaaagaaaaatgagtagtAAAACCAGGCCAGGGATGGAGGTAAGAGTACAAGTAAAGGTCAGTGAAAACTGCCCCTCCCCACATTGGCAGATCTAAGGGCTCTTGTTTCTCTCACTCCAGCCCACCAATTTCCTCCAAACTGAAACAGATAGTTCGTAAGCAAAAAATCCCCTTGTCTGATAAACAGCACTTATACCCGCCTGCCACATGGAAAGGTTAAACCACAGTCTGGGCCCCAGACTCTGAGATCCTGGGGTGGGGCCAGCCTGCCTGCCAGGGATGACCCCCTACAAAGTCCCTGGGTCCTCCCTTCCTTTGAACAACAATTTGGCCATCTTGAGGCCCACCAACAGTCCAAAGCTATGTGCCCTgggtcccctctctcctcccatagCTGCCCGTTGTCCCTCTTCTCCAAGGTTTGGTCGTCTGTCCGTGCTTGCAGCTGAAGTTGGGGAAAGGAAGACAAGCAGAAGAACTCGACTGAGCAACGTCCCTTCCTCCTCACGCCCGTGCACATTTGCTCCTGGGCGATTTTGCAGAGCCAGGGCACAGGGAGAAGTAACTCCaatgctttctcttctctctcctacaCAGTCTCCTCTCCCACGGTGGGCAAGCCCTACAAGTGTAACTACTGCGGCCGGAGCTACAAACAGCAGAGCACCCTGGAGGAGCACAAGGAGCGGTGCCACAACTACCTACAGAGTCTCAGCACTGAAGCCCAAGCTCTGGCTGGCCAGTCAGGTGAGCCTGCAGGTAGGACCATCGGGGAGTTGAGAACAAGGCCGGAGGGAGTGCAGGACAAGGGCAATCCCAGCACCTACCCCCACATCCCTTTGTGGATGGGGTCTATGGAACAGGGACAGTTACCCCAGTAAATGTGCCGAGCACCGCAGTTGGTGCAGAGCCCTGTGGTGGGTACTGCAGGGAGATCCAGAGGTAGGGGAGGATTTGATCTATGTCCTCAGTCtaatgggagagagagagtaCAAGGAAGTATACAATCAAGGGCCACATGTATTTAATTGTCCCCAAATTATCAGAAATGTGCTGTGGTGAGGCCAGGAGCTGAGCTGGCAGGAAGCCAGACTGCTACCCCTACTCAGCTGCTCCTACCtgttcccacctccctcccactaGGTGATGAGATACGGGACCTGGAGATGGTGCCAGACTCCATGCTGCACTCATCCTCTGAGAGGCCAACTTTCATCGATCGTCTGGCCAACAGCCTCACCAAACGCAAGCGTTCCACTCCCCAGAAGTTTGTAGGTAAGAGTCCAGTTGGAGAGGAGACATCAGCTTTAAGCCACAGCTCATCTAAATCTGAGCACTGGTAGCCATTAGACCAACTGGGTCTGGAGATTCGCTTGGGGGAAAGAAAGCGGTCTGGTGGTCTTTGGTGCTCAGAATCTATCCCCAGAACAggaggggagtggagagggaGAGCGTCCCTCGTGAGAGTGGAAGAGGGGTCAGAGTTGAGGGTTCTCCAGGTGGTTGGTTGTAAGAGGAGGGGGTCAGGGGCTCAGGCTCTTCCAATTTTTGAAAATAGTAAGGACTTCAGTCTACAGGGGCTGAGTGAAGGACCCTTAGAGTCAGAGAGAAGAGGTGTGTATGGGGTCCCCCGACCTGGCCCTGGTCGTTAGCTCTGTAAGGACCTGGAGCTTTATAGAGAGCAACGAAAGAAGTATTCAAGACCAGTGGGCTGGGACTGAGTCCTTCCCTAAGATTATAGCCCAGAGTCAGGGAGAAGCCCCACACAGGACCTGACCTTGAGGGAAGTAAATGAGGGTTGGTGATTAATGTTACAGCCATCCCCaggggaaagaaaatgaagaagtaaTCCTGGGGGAGCTTAGGAATTATCCAAAGCCAGCCCTGCTGAGACCCTCCTCTCCACAGGCGAAAAGCAGATGCGCTTCAGCCTCTCGGACCTCCCCTATGATGTGAACTCGGGTGGCTATGAGAAGGATGTGGAGTTGGTGGCACACCACGGCCTGGAGCCTGGCTTTGGAGGTTCTCTGGCCTTTGTGGGGGCAGAACATCTGCGTCCCCTCCGCCTTCCACCTACCAACTGCATCTCAGAACTCACGCCCGTCATCAGCTCTGTCTACACTCAGATGCAGCCCCTCCCTGGTCGACTGGAGCTTCCAGGGTCCCGAGAAGCAGGTGAGGGACCCGAGGATCTGGCTGATGGAGGTCCCCTCCTCTACCGGGCCCGAGGCCCCCTGACTGACCCCGGGGCGTCCCCCAGCAATGGCTGCCAGGACTccacagatacagagagcaaCCACGAAGATCGGGTTGGGGCGGTGGTTTCCCTCCCTCAgggtcccccaccccagcctcctcccaccaTTGTGGTGGGCCGGCCCAGTCCTGCCTACGCCAAAGAGGACCCCAAGCCACAGGAGGGGTTACTGCGGGGCACCCCAGGCCCCTCCAAGGAAGTGCTTCGGGTGGTGGGCGAGAGCGGTGAGCCGGTGAAGGCCTTCAAGTGTG from Balaenoptera ricei isolate mBalRic1 chromosome 10, mBalRic1.hap2, whole genome shotgun sequence carries:
- the IKZF4 gene encoding zinc finger protein Eos isoform X2; translated protein: MDIEDSNGRSYMSGSGDSSLEKEFLGAPVGPSVSSPNSQHSSPSRSLSANSIKVEMYSDEESSRLLGPDERLLEKDDSVIVEDSLSEPLGYCDGSGPEPHSPGGIRLPNGKLKCDVCGMVCIGPNVLMVHKRSHTGERPFHCNQCGASFTQKGNLLRHIKLHSGEKPFKCPFCNYACRRRDALTGHLRTHSVSSPTVGKPYKCNYCGRSYKQQSTLEEHKERCHNYLQSLSTEAQALAGQSGEPAGDEIRDLEMVPDSMLHSSSERPTFIDRLANSLTKRKRSTPQKFVGEKQMRFSLSDLPYDVNSGGYEKDVELVAHHGLEPGFGGSLAFVGAEHLRPLRLPPTNCISELTPVISSVYTQMQPLPGRLELPGSREAGEGPEDLADGGPLLYRARGPLTDPGASPSNGCQDSTDTESNHEDRVGAVVSLPQGPPPQPPPTIVVGRPSPAYAKEDPKPQEGLLRGTPGPSKEVLRVVGESGEPVKAFKCEHCRILFLDHVMFTIHMGCHGFRDPFECNICGYHSQDRYEFSSHIVRGEHKVG
- the IKZF4 gene encoding zinc finger protein Eos isoform X4, translating into MDIEDSNGRSYMSGSGDSSLEKEFLGAPVGPSVSSPNSQHSSPSRSLSANSIKVEMYSDEESSRLLGPDERLLEKDDSVIVEDSLSEPLGYCDGSGPEPHSPGGIRLPNGKLKCDVCGMVCIGPNVLMVHKRSHTGERPFHCNQCGASFTQKGNLLRHIKLHSGEKPFKCPFCNYACRRRDALTGHLRTHSVSSPTVGKPYKCNYCGRSYKQQSTLEEHKERCHNYLQSLSTEAQALAGQSGDEIRDLEMVPDSMLHSSSERPTFIDRLANSLTKRKRSTPQKFVGEKQMRFSLSDLPYDVNSGGYEKDVELVAHHGLEPGFGGSLAFVGAEHLRPLRLPPTNCISELTPVISSVYTQMQPLPGRLELPGSREAGEGPEDLADGGPLLYRARGPLTDPGASPSNGCQDSTDTESNHEDRVGAVVSLPQGPPPQPPPTIVVGRPSPAYAKEDPKPQEGLLRGTPGPSKEVLRVVGESGEPVKAFKCEHCRILFLDHVMFTIHMGCHGFRDPFECNICGYHSQDRYEFSSHIVRGEHKVG
- the IKZF4 gene encoding zinc finger protein Eos isoform X3; this translates as MTAVPLTSRNPRFLEGSGDSSLEKEFLGAPVGPSVSSPNSQHSSPSRSLSANSIKVEMYSDEESSRLLGPDERLLEKDDSVIVEDSLSEPLGYCDGSGPEPHSPGGIRLPNGKLKCDVCGMVCIGPNVLMVHKRSHTGERPFHCNQCGASFTQKGNLLRHIKLHSGEKPFKCPFCNYACRRRDALTGHLRTHSVSSPTVGKPYKCNYCGRSYKQQSTLEEHKERCHNYLQSLSTEAQALAGQSGDEIRDLEMVPDSMLHSSSERPTFIDRLANSLTKRKRSTPQKFVGEKQMRFSLSDLPYDVNSGGYEKDVELVAHHGLEPGFGGSLAFVGAEHLRPLRLPPTNCISELTPVISSVYTQMQPLPGRLELPGSREAGEGPEDLADGGPLLYRARGPLTDPGASPSNGCQDSTDTESNHEDRVGAVVSLPQGPPPQPPPTIVVGRPSPAYAKEDPKPQEGLLRGTPGPSKEVLRVVGESGEPVKAFKCEHCRILFLDHVMFTIHMGCHGFRDPFECNICGYHSQDRYEFSSHIVRGEHKVG
- the IKZF4 gene encoding zinc finger protein Eos isoform X8, yielding MHTPPALPRRFQGGGRVRTPGSHRQGKDNLERDPSGGCVPDFLPQAQDSNHFIMESLFCESSGDSSLEKEFLGAPVGPSVSSPNSQHSSPSRSLSANSIKVEMYSDEESSRLLGPDERLLEKDDSVIVEDSLSEPLGYCDGSGPEPHSPGGIRLPNGKLKCDVCGMVCIGPNVLMVHKRSHTGERPFHCNQCGASFTQKGNLLRHIKLHSGEKPFKCPFCNYACRRRDALTGHLRTHSVSSPTVGKPYKCNYCGRSYKQQSTLEEHKERCHNYLQSLSTEAQALAGQSGDEIRDLEMVPDSMLHSSSERPTFIDRLANSLTKRKRSTPQKFVGEKQMRFSLSDLPYDVNSGGYEKDVELVAHHGLEPGFGGSLAFVGAEHLRPLRLPPTNCISELTPVISSVYTQMQPLPGRLELPGSREAGEGPEDLADGGPLLYRARGPLTDPGASPSNGCQDSTDTESNHEDRVGAVVSLPQGPPPQPPPTIVVGRPSPAYAKEDPKPQEGLLRGTPGPSKEVLRVVGESGEPVKAFKCEHCRILFLDHVMFTIHMGCHGFRDPFECNICGYHSQDRYEFSSHIVRGEHKVG
- the IKZF4 gene encoding zinc finger protein Eos isoform X6: MESLFCESSGDSSLEKEFLGAPVGPSVSSPNSQHSSPSRSLSANSIKVEMYSDEESSRLLGPDERLLEKDDSVIVEDSLSEPLGYCDGSGPEPHSPGGIRLPNGKLKCDVCGMVCIGPNVLMVHKRSHTGERPFHCNQCGASFTQKGNLLRHIKLHSGEKPFKCPFCNYACRRRDALTGHLRTHSVSSPTVGKPYKCNYCGRSYKQQSTLEEHKERCHNYLQSLSTEAQALAGQSGDEIRDLEMVPDSMLHSSSERPTFIDRLANSLTKRKRSTPQKFVGEKQMRFSLSDLPYDVNSGGYEKDVELVAHHGLEPGFGGSLAFVGAEHLRPLRLPPTNCISELTPVISSVYTQMQPLPGRLELPGSREAGEGPEDLADGGPLLYRARGPLTDPGASPSNGCQDSTDTESNHEDRVGAVVSLPQGPPPQPPPTIVVGRPSPAYAKEDPKPQEGLLRGTPGPSKEVLRVVGESGEPVKAFKCEHCRILFLDHVMFTIHMGCHGFRDPFECNICGYHSQDRYEFSSHIVRGEHKVG
- the IKZF4 gene encoding zinc finger protein Eos isoform X7 encodes the protein MYSDEESSRLLGPDERLLEKDDSVIVEDSLSEPLGYCDGSGPEPHSPGGIRLPNGKLKCDVCGMVCIGPNVLMVHKRSHTGERPFHCNQCGASFTQKGNLLRHIKLHSGEKPFKCPFCNYACRRRDALTGHLRTHSVSSPTVGKPYKCNYCGRSYKQQSTLEEHKERCHNYLQSLSTEAQALAGQSGEPAGDEIRDLEMVPDSMLHSSSERPTFIDRLANSLTKRKRSTPQKFVGEKQMRFSLSDLPYDVNSGGYEKDVELVAHHGLEPGFGGSLAFVGAEHLRPLRLPPTNCISELTPVISSVYTQMQPLPGRLELPGSREAGEGPEDLADGGPLLYRARGPLTDPGASPSNGCQDSTDTESNHEDRVGAVVSLPQGPPPQPPPTIVVGRPSPAYAKEDPKPQEGLLRGTPGPSKEVLRVVGESGEPVKAFKCEHCRILFLDHVMFTIHMGCHGFRDPFECNICGYHSQDRYEFSSHIVRGEHKVG
- the IKZF4 gene encoding zinc finger protein Eos isoform X1; the protein is MTAVPLTSRNPRFLEGSGDSSLEKEFLGAPVGPSVSSPNSQHSSPSRSLSANSIKVEMYSDEESSRLLGPDERLLEKDDSVIVEDSLSEPLGYCDGSGPEPHSPGGIRLPNGKLKCDVCGMVCIGPNVLMVHKRSHTGERPFHCNQCGASFTQKGNLLRHIKLHSGEKPFKCPFCNYACRRRDALTGHLRTHSVSSPTVGKPYKCNYCGRSYKQQSTLEEHKERCHNYLQSLSTEAQALAGQSGEPAGDEIRDLEMVPDSMLHSSSERPTFIDRLANSLTKRKRSTPQKFVGEKQMRFSLSDLPYDVNSGGYEKDVELVAHHGLEPGFGGSLAFVGAEHLRPLRLPPTNCISELTPVISSVYTQMQPLPGRLELPGSREAGEGPEDLADGGPLLYRARGPLTDPGASPSNGCQDSTDTESNHEDRVGAVVSLPQGPPPQPPPTIVVGRPSPAYAKEDPKPQEGLLRGTPGPSKEVLRVVGESGEPVKAFKCEHCRILFLDHVMFTIHMGCHGFRDPFECNICGYHSQDRYEFSSHIVRGEHKVG
- the IKZF4 gene encoding zinc finger protein Eos isoform X5, coding for MESLFCESSGDSSLEKEFLGAPVGPSVSSPNSQHSSPSRSLSANSIKVEMYSDEESSRLLGPDERLLEKDDSVIVEDSLSEPLGYCDGSGPEPHSPGGIRLPNGKLKCDVCGMVCIGPNVLMVHKRSHTGERPFHCNQCGASFTQKGNLLRHIKLHSGEKPFKCPFCNYACRRRDALTGHLRTHSVSSPTVGKPYKCNYCGRSYKQQSTLEEHKERCHNYLQSLSTEAQALAGQSGEPAGDEIRDLEMVPDSMLHSSSERPTFIDRLANSLTKRKRSTPQKFVGEKQMRFSLSDLPYDVNSGGYEKDVELVAHHGLEPGFGGSLAFVGAEHLRPLRLPPTNCISELTPVISSVYTQMQPLPGRLELPGSREAGEGPEDLADGGPLLYRARGPLTDPGASPSNGCQDSTDTESNHEDRVGAVVSLPQGPPPQPPPTIVVGRPSPAYAKEDPKPQEGLLRGTPGPSKEVLRVVGESGEPVKAFKCEHCRILFLDHVMFTIHMGCHGFRDPFECNICGYHSQDRYEFSSHIVRGEHKVG